ATATCCTGCTGGGTCTGCTTGCTGCTGCCACCCATGATCTGGACCATCCAGGTGTCAACCAGCCTTTCCTCATCAAAACGGACCATTACCTTGCAGCACTGTACAAGAAAAGCTCAGTTTTGGAGAATCACCACTGGAAGTCTGCGGTGGGCCTGCTCCGTGAATCAGACCTGCTGTCCCACCTCCCCACTGAAGACAGATTGAACATGGAGGAGAGGCTTGGATCCCTGATTCTGGCTACGGACATCAGCAGGCAGAATGACTATCTTTCAGAGTTCAGGACACACTTGGACAAGGGAGAGCTCTGCCTCACTAACGGAGGACATCGACACTTTATCCTTCAGATGGCTCTGAAGTGTGCGGACATCTGCAACCCCTGCCGCCCGTGGAAACTCAGCAAACAGTGGAGCGAGAAAGTGACGGAGGAGTTCTTCCACCAAGGTGACATTGAGCGGAAACATAATCTTGAAGTAACCCCACTCTGTGACAGGCAATCCAACTCGGTTGCCAATATACAGATTGGCTTCATGGCGTACGTGGTAGAGCCTCTCTTTGTGGAATGGTCACGCTTCTCTGACACACGGCTGTCCATGACCATGATGAGCCACCTGAGCCTGAACAAGCAAGGCTGGAAGGAGGGGAAGGACAAGCAGGAGGCTAGCTCTAGTAGGGTctcagaggaacagaggactCCTGCCACCAAAGACTCAAACTCCAAAGTATTACCTCAGGGAAGCAAAGGGTCATGACATGCCAAGCATGACTGGCGCCCACGGTGAGGTGAGAAAGAGtgaaatttgtaagtcgctctggataagagcgtctgctaaatgacttaaatgtaatgtaatgtaaatgttatatacagtgcaattattcagaccccttccctttgtccacattttgttacattacagccttattttaaaatagattgaacaggtttttagaaatgtttgcaaattgataattgtttttaaacagaaataccttatttacaaaagtattcagacactttgtaGCTACATTTT
The window above is part of the Salmo salar chromosome ssa15, Ssal_v3.1, whole genome shotgun sequence genome. Proteins encoded here:
- the LOC106571002 gene encoding high affinity cAMP-specific 3',5'-cyclic phosphodiesterase 7A, with protein sequence MEKKENIDIFLKDNATKHDVTLTGNGFSSRPEAVRPVSARNVRRLLSFQRYLHSSRFFHGIPASNPLGYILDDDFTGQAKLMLQKVGNWNFDIFLFDRLTNGNSLVNLTFHLFNTYGLIELFQLDMVKLRRFLVMIQEDYHCQNPYHNAVHAADVTQAMYCYLQEPKLAETLTSCDILLGLLAAATHDLDHPGVNQPFLIKTDHYLAALYKKSSVLENHHWKSAVGLLRESDLLSHLPTEDRLNMEERLGSLILATDISRQNDYLSEFRTHLDKGELCLTNGGHRHFILQMALKCADICNPCRPWKLSKQWSEKVTEEFFHQGDIERKHNLEVTPLCDRQSNSVANIQIGFMAYVVEPLFVEWSRFSDTRLSMTMMSHLSLNKQGWKEGKDKQEASSSRVSEEQRTPATKDSNSKVLPQGSKGS